One Camelus bactrianus isolate YW-2024 breed Bactrian camel chromosome 14, ASM4877302v1, whole genome shotgun sequence genomic region harbors:
- the CCDC70 gene encoding coiled-coil domain-containing protein 70 has protein sequence MFPFKVSKWMGLACFQSLVVSSSNIRQKKLIHKLQEEKAFREEMKHFREKIEDFREEMWNFRGKIHAFRCQILGFWEEERPFWEEEKTFWEEEKAFWETEKSFRKEEKAFWNKYRIFWKEDKVFWKEDNALWERDRNLLQEDKALWDEEKALWVEERALLEEEKALWEDKKSLWEEENALWEEEKAFWVEDGGHVAEEQMVEGGHHNVNGGPQSPAASRGRA, from the coding sequence ATGTTTCCCTTCAAGGTGAGCAAATGGATGGGGCTGGCTTGCTTCCAGTCTCTGGTGGTCTCCTCATCCAACATTCGCCAGAAGAAACTAATCCACAAGCTGCAGGAAGAAAAGGCGTTCCGGGAAGAGATGAAACATTTTCGTGAGAAAATAGAAGACTTCAGGGAAGAGATGTGGAATTTCCGAGGCAAGATCCATGCCTTCAGGTGCCAGATCTTGGGCTTTTGGGAAGAAGAGAGACCTTTCTGGGAAGAGGAGAAAACCTTCTGGGAAGAGGAAAAAGCCTTCTGGGAGACGGAAAAATCTTTCCGCAAAGAAGAGAAAGCCTTTTGGAATAAGTACCGAATCTTCTGGAAGGAAGATAAGGTCTTCTGGAAAGAGGACAATGCCTTATGGGAAAGAGACCGGAACCTTCTTCAGGAGGACAAGGCCCTGTGGGATGAAGAAAAGGCCCTGTGGGTAGAGGAAAGAGCTCttctggaggaggagaaggcccTGTGGGAGGATAAAAAGTCCCTCTGGGAGGAAGAGAATGCCctctgggaggaggagaaggcctTCTGGGTGGAAGATGGCGGCCACGTTGCTGAGGAGCAGATGGTGGAAGGCGGGCACCACAACGTCAATGGGGGGCCACAGTCGCCGGCCGCCTCCCGAGGCAGGGCCTGA